A section of the Oryza sativa Japonica Group chromosome 1, ASM3414082v1 genome encodes:
- the LOC4325687 gene encoding delta(7)-sterol-C5(6)-desaturase: protein MAGGGGEYLRQFVEETAWYNEIFLSHVVPGDWWRALPHPLQSWLRNGLGGYLIYFACGFLWCFVIYYWKRHAYIPKDSIPTIEAMKKQIIVASKAMPLYCALPTLSEYMVENGWTQCYVNISEVGWPMYLVYLALYLIFVEFGIYWMHRELHDIKPLYKYLHTYHHIYNKENTLSPFAGLAFHPLDGILQAIPHVFALYLIPTHFRTHIALLFIEAVWTTNIHDCIHGKVWPVMGAGYHTIHHTTYRHNYGHYTVWMDWMFGTLREPEDILKKD from the exons atggcgggcggcggcggcgagtaccTGCGCCAGTTCGTCGAGGAGACGGCCTGGTACAACGAGATCTTCCTCAGCCATGTGGTCCCGGGCGACTGGTGGCGCGCCCTCCCCCACCCGCTCCAGTCGTGGCTCCGCAACGGCCTCGGCGGCTACCTCATCTACTTCGCCTGCGGCTTCCTCTGGTGCTTCGTCATCTACTACTGGAAGCGCCACGCCTACATCCCCAAAG ATTCTATACCTACAATCGAAGCTATGAAGAAGCAAATAATTGTTGCATCAAAGGCTATGCCTCTCTATTGTGCCCTTCCAACCTTATCTGAGTACATGGTTGAGAATGGATGGACACAGTGTTATGTTAATATCAGTGAAGTTGGTTGGCCAATGTACCTGGTTTATCTGGCTTTATATCTTATCTTTGTTGAGTTTGGAATTTACTGGATGCACAGAGAGTTGCATGACATAAAGCCATTGTACAAGTACCTGCACACATACCACCATATTTACAACAAGGAGAATACCCTATCACCATTTGCAG GACTAGCATTCCATCCACTGGATGGGATTTTGCAAGCCATACCGCATGTGTTTGCGCTCTACCTTATCCCAACACACTTCAGGACACACATTGCTCTCTTGTTCATAGAGGCCGTGTGGACAACTAACATCCATGACTGCATTCACGGCAAGGTTTGGCCGGTCATGGGTGCTGGCTATCACACCATTCACCATACAACATACCGTCACAACTATGGCCACTACACCGTGTGGATGGACTGGATGTTCGGCACCCTTCGAGAGCCAGAAGATATCTTGAAGAAGGATTAG
- the LOC4325688 gene encoding protein SAR DEFICIENT 1: protein MAAKRLHDGYGQEDQPDDKRVRRMPSFSTVIREALMVKQMQTLFVALEPLLRRVVQEELQAGLVRSPRYIERMSPETPPAQPPMWKLAFRFKPQLPIFTGSKIEDVNGNPLEIILVDVDTGAPATISQPLRVEVVPVLGDFPPDDREHWTAEEFQQRGIVKERSGKRPLLTGDVSLTMRDGCVVVNELQFTDNSSWVRCRRFRIGVRVVPGSYDGPRIGEAMTEPFVVRDHRGELYRKHYPPVLGDDVWRLEKIGKEGAFHRKLTQHNVRNVQEFLRLLTVKPDELRAIMGDGMTDRMWEVTTSHAKKCVPGDKVYMYSTQHGTVYVNSIFELVKVELAGVEYQLHQLNRGQKAFVHQLLLAAYEQRNNLQEADAMALHCNDVPLLQNAAEITIPALGDTQLWIQNSLNSQEIDFQVDEIPQANFALQWTGQMYNISG from the exons ATGGCGGCGAAGCGGCTTCACGACGGCTACGGACAGGAGGACCAGCCCGACGACAAGCGTGTGCGCCGCATGCCGTCCTTCTCGAC GGTGATCCGTGAGGCCTTGATGGTGAAGCAGATGCAGACTCTGTTCGTCGCACTGGAGCCACTTCTCCGTAGAGTG GTGCAGGAGGAGCTCCAGGCAGGTCTCGTGCGCAGCCCGCGTTACATCGAGAG GATGTCGCCTGAGACGCCGCCGGCTCAGCCGCCGATGTGGAAGCTGGCGTTCCGGTTCAAGCCGCAGCTCCCGATCTTCACCGGGAGCAAGATCGAGGACGTGAACGGCAACCCACTGGAGATCatcctcgtcgacgtcgacaccggcgcgccggcgacgatCTCGCAGCCTCTGCGCGTCGAGGTCGTCCCGGTCCTGGGCGACTTCCCGCCGGACGACCGCGAGCACTGGACGGCGGAGGAGTTCCAGCAGAGGGGCATCGTGAAGGAGCGCTCCGGCAAGCGCCCGCTCCTCACCGGCGACGTCAGCCTCACCATGCGCGACGGCTGCGTCGTCGTGAACGAGCTCCAGTTCACGGACAACTCCTCCTGGGTTCGCTGCCGCAGGTTCCGCATCGGCGTCCGCGTCGTGCCGGGCAGCTACGACGGCCCAAGAATAGGCGAGGCCATGACCGAGCCCTTCGTCGTCAGAGACCACCGCGGCGAAC TGTACAGGAAGCACTACCCTCCCGTTCTTGGCGACGATGTCTGGAGGCTTGAGAAGATTGGCAAGGAGGGTGCCTTCCACAGGAAGCTGACGCAGCACAACGTCAGGAACGTGCAGGAGTTCTTGCGGCTGCTCACGGTTAAGCCGGACGAGCTGCGCGCT ATCATGGGCGACGGCATGACCGATCGCATGTGGGAGGTGACGACGAGCCACGCCAAGAAGTGCGTCCCCGGCGACAAGGTGTACATGTACAGCACGCAGCACGGCACCGTCTACGTCAACTCCATCTTCGAGCTCGTGAAggtcgagctcgccggcgtggaGTACCAGCTGCACCAGCTGAACAGGGGTCAGAAGGCGTTCGTGCATCAGCTGCTGCTGGCGGCGTACGAGCAGCGAAACAACCTCCAAGAGGCCGACGCCATGGCGCTCCACTGCAACGACGTTCCTCTGCTGCAGA ATGCAGCGGAGATAACTATCCCGGCGCTTGGAGACACGCAGCTGTGGATTCAGAACAGTCTCAACAGCCAAGAAATCGACTTCCAGGTCGACGAGATCCCCCAAGCTAACTTTGCGCTTCAGTGGACTGGCCAAATGTACAACATTTCAGGCTAA
- the LOC4325689 gene encoding endo-1,4-beta-xylanase 3: MAFTEETTHLVMNHVEHCEDGGGLAVAGWTPSGSCTLSVHDDPAPETPPPHPLSATEDDADEPRPRPSGRYVLAAHRAGERDGLCRELSRAPAAKVTYRVAGWVGLQGAGAADGCCHAVRVEVCTDDGRPVGGGVVVAEAGKWGEIMGSFRVDDDEPPRCAKVFVHGPPAGVDLKVMDLQVFAVNKIARLRHLRKKTDKVRKRDVVLKLGRRTGGTAIRVVQVENSFPIGACINKTAIQNPAFVDFFTKHFDWAVLENELKWYYTEAVQGQVSYSDADELIAFCDRHGKPVRGHCIFWAVENVVQPWVRALNGDQLRAAVEGRLRSLVTRYGGRFPHYEVNNEMLHGAFFQQRLGDDINARMFRETAQMDPSPALFVNDYNVESANDPNATPERYVELVTDLQKRGAAVGGIGVQGHVTHPVGDVICDALDRLAVTGLPVWITELDVSAADEAVRADDLEIVLREAFAHPAVEGIMLWGFMQGNMWRSHAHLVDADGKLNEAGHRYVGLRQEWTSHARGQVDGSGHFKFRGFHGKYVVQLTTGAGEMKYQQFDVGKGDGPLVLDMDL; this comes from the exons ATGGCGTTCACCGAG GAGACAACGCACTTGGTCATGAACCATGTCGAGCACtgcgaggatggcggcggcctgGCAGTGGCCGGCTGGACCCCGTCTGGCTCCTGCACACTGTCCGTGCACGACGACCCGGCGCCGGAgacgccaccgccgcatccTCTGTCCGCTACGGaagacgacgccgacgagcccaggccgaggcccagcggGCGGTACGTGCTGGCGGCGCACCGTGCCGGCGAGAGGGACGGCCTCTGCCGGGAGCTctcgcgcgcgccggcggccaaagtcACGTACCGCGTGGCCGGGTGGGTCGGCCTGCagggcgcgggggcggcggacgGGTGCTGCCACGCCGTGCGCGTCGAGGTTTGCACGGACGACGGTCgcccggtcggcggcggcgtggtcgtGGCGGAAGCGGGGAAATGGGGCGAGATCATGGGCTCTTTCCGggtggacgacgacgagccgccGCGCTGCGCCAAGGTGTTCGTCCATGGACCGCCGGCCGGGGTGGATCTCAAGGTGATGGACCTGCAGGTATTCGCCGTGAACAAGATCGCGAGGCTCAGGCACCTCAGGAAGAAAACTGACAAG GTGCGCAAGCGTGATGTGGTGCTCAAGCTGGGGCGGCGAACGGGCGGCACGGCGATCCGCGTGGTGCAGGTGGAGAACAGCTTCCCCATCGGCGCGTGCATCAACAAGACGGCGATCCAGAACCCGGCGTTCGTGGACTTCTTCACCAAGCACTTCGACTGGGCGGTGCTCGAGAACGAGCTCAAGTGGTACTACACCGAGGCGGTGCAGGGGCAGGTCAGCtactccgacgccgacgagctcaTCGCCTTCTGCGACCGCCACGGCAAGCCCGTGCGCGGCCACTGCATCTTCTGGGCCGTCGAGAACGTCGTGCAGCCGTGGGTCCGCGCGCTCAACGGCGATCagctccgcgccgccgtggagggCCGCCTCCGCAGCCTCGTGACGCGGTACGGCGGCAGGTTCCCGCACTACGAGGTGAACAACGAGATGCTCCACGGCGCCTTCTTCCAGCAGAGGCTGGGCGACGACATCAACGCGCGCATGTTCCGGGAGACGGCGCAGATGGACCCGTCGCCGGCGCTGTTCGTCAACGACTACAACGTGGAGAGCGCCAACGACCCGAACGCGACGCCGGAGCGGTACGTGGAGCTGGTCACCGACCTGCAgaagcgcggcgcggcggtgggcggcatcGGCGTGCAGGGCCACGTGACGCACCCGGTGGGCGACGTGATCTGCGACGCGCTGGACAGGCTCGCCGTCACGGGTCTCCCCGTGTGGATCACGGAGCTGGAcgtgtcggcggcggacgaggcggtgCGCGCCGACGACCTGGAGATCGTGCTCCGGGAGGCGTTCGCGCACCCGGCGGTGGAGGGGATCATGCTGTGGGGGTTCATGCAGGGCAACATGTGGCGCTCCCACGCGCAcctcgtcgacgccgacggGAAGCTCAACGAGGCCGGCCACCGCTACGTGGGTCTCCGGCAGGAGTGGACGTCGCACGCGCGGGGGCAGGTCGACGGCAGCGGCCACTTCAAGTTCAGGGGGTTCCACGGCAAGTACGTCGTGCAGCtcaccaccggcgccggcgagatgaAGTACCAGCAGTTCGACGTCGGCAAGGGAGATGGCCCACTCGTGCTCGACATGGATCTCTAG
- the LOC4325690 gene encoding endo-1,4-beta-xylanase 1, protein MACTKGVVFDVNLLENSTLEDGLAGWAAVGECTALSVHNEEPEKVPTETINTVADDYKPSGRYILAAGRAGEEDGLRRAVAGALKPRVTYRVAGWISLGDGAEGSHPVRVNLRLDDDDECVVEGGAVCAQAGRWTEIKGAFRLKASPCGATVFVQGAPDGVDVKVMDLQIFATDRRARFRKLRKKTDKVRKRDVVLKFGGAGSISGASVRVMQMDSSFPFGACINGGVIQNPAFVDFFTKHFDWAVFENELKWYWTEAQQGQLNYADADALLDFCDRYGKPVRGHCIFWAVDNVVQQWIKGLDHDQLTAAVQGRLTGLLTRYAGRFPHYDVNNEMLHGSFYQDRLGDDINAFMFRETARLDPGATLFVNDYNVEGGNDPNATPEKYIEQITALQQKGAAVGGIGLQGHVTNPVGEVICDALDKLATTDLPVWLTELDVCESDVDLRADDLEVVLREAYAHPAVEGVMFWGFMQGHMWRQDACLVNSDGTVNDAGERFIDLRREWTSHARGHIDGDGHFKFRGFHGTYVVQLATATGKMHKTFTVEKGDTPLVLDMDV, encoded by the exons ATGGCCTGCACCAAG GGGGTGGTTTTCGACGTGAACCTGCTCGAGAACAGCACGCTGGAGGACGGGCTCGCCGGCtgggcggcggtcggcgagtgCACGGCGCTGTCCGTGCACAATGAGGAGCCGGAGAAGGTGCCGACCGAGACCATCAACACGGTGGCCGACGACTACAAGCCCAGCGGCCGGTACATCCTCGCGGcgggccgcgccggcgaggaggacgggCTGCGccgggcggtggccggcgcgcTCAAGCCCCGCGTCACGTACCGCGTGGCCGGGTGGATCAgcctcggcgacggcgccgagggGAGCCACCCGGTGCGCGTCaacctccgcctcgacgacgacgacgagtgcgTCGTCGAGGGCGGCGCGGTGTGCGCCCAGGCCGGCAGGTGGACGGAGATCAAGGGCGCGTTCCGGCTCAAGGCGAGCCCGTGCGGCGCGACGGTGTTCGTCCAGGGCGCGCCCGACGGCGTCGACGTGAAGGTGATGGATCTCCAAATCTTCGCCACGGATCGCAGGGCACGGTTCAGGAAACTCAGGAAGAAGACTGACAAG GTGCGGAAGCGGGACGTCGTTCTCAAGTTCGGTGGGGCGGGGAGCATATCGGGGGCGTCCGTACGCGTGATGCAGATGGACAGCAGCTTCCCGTTCGGGGCGTGCATCAATGGCGGGGTGATCCAGAACCCGGCGTTCGTGGACTTCTTCACGAAGCACTTCGACTGGGCGGTGTTCGAGAACGAGCTCAAGTGGTACTGGACGGAGGCGCAGCAGGGGCAGCTCAActacgccgacgccgacgcgctgCTCGACTTCTGCGACCGCTACGGCAAGCCGGTGCGCGGGCACTGCATCTTCTGGGCCGTCGACAACGTGGTGCAGCAGTGGATCAAGGGGCTCGACCACGACCAGCTGACGGCCGCCGTGCAGGGCCGCCTCACCGGCCTCCTCACCCGCTACGCCGGCAGGTTCCCGCACTACGACGTCAACAACGAGATGCTCCACGGCAGCTTCTACCAGGACCGCCTCGGCGACGACATCAACGCCTTCATGTTCCGGGAGACGGCGCGCCTCGACCCGGGCGCCACGCTCTTCGTCAACGACTACAACGTCGAGGGCGGCAACGACCCCAACGCCACGCCGGAGAAGTACATCGAGCAGATCACCGCGCTGCAGCAGAAGGGCGCGGCCGTCGGCGGCATCGGCCTCCAGGGCCACGTCACCAACCCCGTCGGGGAGGTCATCTGCGACGCGCTCGACAAGCTCGCCACCACCGACCTCCCCGTCTGGCTCACCGAGCTCGACGTCTGCGAGTCTGACGTCGACCTCCGCGCCGACGACCTCGAGGTGGTGCTCCGGGAGGCGTACGCGCACCCGGCCGTCGAGGGCGTCATGTTCTGGGGTTTCATGCAGGGCCACATGTGGCGCCAGGACGCCTGCCTCGTCAACTCCGACGGCACCGTCaacgacgccggcgagaggtTCATAGATCTCCGGCGGGAGTGGACGTCGCACGCGCGCGGCCacatcgacggcgacggccactTCAAGTTCAGGGGCTTCCACGGCACGTACGTCGTGCAgctcgcgacggcgacggggaagaTGCACAAGACGTTCACCGTGGAGAAGGGGGACACCCCTCTTGTGCTGGATATGGACGTCTGA